aaatctttaaaaaataaaaacactgctcTAGCAACAATAACACCTTTAGTATAACAACTGCTATTGAGGCCACTACTGGACTGAGTTTACAGTAGTCCATTGTCATTTTCTAAGATCTGCCTGACTTTTGTAGGGGCCACAGTGGTGGGTTAAATAGTCAGAGGTTGGAGATCACTATTTCTATATTGTTTGGGTATTTTACTGCCACCTTTATCCCTGCAGAatataatgtccttttttttttaaatactgagtgTATGGATGTGACAAGCTAGGTGCCATACCCTCTACAATACCTGAAACCCACAAGGCAAAGAAATAGTGTGGGAGCTGAACTAACAACCAAGTATATTGATTCAAATTATACATTCAGAAAATGGCATATTGATCACAGGGTGGGAGGGGCGTCATTTGATGGACCCACTGGTGGATCCACCAGATCTAGACAGGGACTCTGTATATAGTTAAGTCCCACATGCCTCCCTTCAAATAAAGGACCACAATGAGCCTTTAAAGATTTGAGTATCCATTTCAACTCAGACTCTGCCCAACTGTCCTCAGAATGTTGTGATATTTCTTTATTCCTAATATTTAATTATGCAAGCACATGGTCAAGCATACCTTTGGAGAAAGTAGAGAGGATCATTGTCATGtatgttgcatttttttaaagtgatcttgGTGATGCCatgccccccagcccctcccaaaAGGATACAGCCAGGGGTTATCTAAGTATGTTACACATAATAGACCCATTCAGatatattctttatcttttgggCTCCTTCCTCTACAATATATCAAGGTAAATCTGGCATTTCAACTTCCCAGATAGTAGTGAGTGCCTTGCACAATATGCCCCATTAAtttcacatacacaaaaaatatttgtgaatttactAACCTCATAAAAACTGGGTTTTGATGGTGAGGAGGTCTCCAGAGGAAGCCCACAAGTAGAGGTTGTTTCCAGGTAAATGAGTAATTCTGATATCTTTTATTACCAGAGATGCATTATAGTGCAAGGATTAAGATTACAGATCCTGCATCAAAACCACAAGGCTTTGTGTCCAGTCTGATTACTTAATGCAACTTGAGAATATTTAACATCTTCATGCCTCAGAACCCTCCTGTGTAATATGGGGATGGTGAGAATATCTACTCCATAAGTTTCAAGGTTAATCCCTGAGGACAATAGATTGTAAAATGCACCATATGAGTCACTTAGTACCTCCCCTAGAACAcaaatgatgacaataataattttattgtcTCATGAAGGAAATTTCAATTAGTGTGTGCATTCCATTCTATTGTCTAGTAATTTTGTTAAATAACAAGCTTCTCAATGTATGGGGAAGGGGGAACCCTTCATggatatctataaatatttcattctgttgaaatattttaaattctctttctgggAGAGGTACAATGATCTTAGTGTCACTTCCTTAAGCAGAGTAAAATTTAATCAACAACATTTCTTTCCCACAAATGAAATAACATCATTAATTGTAAGTATTTGGGGAGACTTCAGGCCTACAAAATAGAACTTAATCAAAAATCTCTGGTTACCACTATAGATAAAAGAATCTTGCATAATGAATTCTAAACATGTTTTTCATAACTAATGCAATAGTTTAAGAGTCAGCTTTGGTAGAACCTGAACAAGGAAACATACGGTCATGgtagaaagtaagaaaagattTAGAAATGATAAGGAAGTCCTTAGTGCTCACTGAGAAgtttacaagaaaaaaaggaatacacaTAAGAGATTTACACCTCTTACATTAGATAGACCTATAGGAAAAGGCTGAAAGAGTAGAATATGTTCAGAAATTCAAACGCAAAACTGATTTGAAAGTCAACAGACACTGACATGGCAACCAGGGTCAAGATTTTCAGAGCCTGACTCTCTGATAAATTTTGTTCTAACCCTGGGCTAATGCAATCACCTGGGTTATATATAGTGCAACAGAAGGGATTAAAGGCAATAATGCTAGTAATCCAATCTAGCTATAGCTATAGCTCTCACATAGGATTAACAATTTATTACACTACCAGATAAAGGAGATAATCTAGCAACAAAGAGAATTAAAACCAAGGTATAAACTCAAGTAAGCAGATGGAGGATAATATAAATGCATAATTTGTCTAGCTGTAGAATAGTCTGTTTAATATAGGAAAAACATCAAACTTTATTATTTACTCAATTACATGATGACATTCCCTTAACCATGTAGGTTTCAAAGCATGCATTATTCACTTTTTAGCACTTTGACATACAGGGTATCAAAGAAAAACATGACTTCTAACTTAATGGTGAAATAGATACTATAATATCATAGTAGATTTCTAGACATATAACATGTCCTAAGTGTAACGGATTTTTCTGAAATTGCATAATGTCTTTTTTACAACCAGCATGAGGGAAAATCTGTGATTTTGTATCTTCAAAGCCATCCGTTCATGAAATCTTCCTGTAACACGCGAGATGACCACACAGTCTCCTCATTGCCACTTTCATCTCTTTGTTCCTGAATGTGTAGATGACTGGATTCAAAAAAGGAGTGATAACTGCATCAAAAATAGCAAGATACTTATCTAGGTGTGATGTGGGAGAAGGCGATGTGTAGAAAAACATCAGTGGCCCAAAGAACAAAACCACCACAGTGATATGAGCTGACAGTGTGGAGACAGCCTTGGATGAGCCACCAGAGGAATGTTTCCAAAcagtaaacaaaatgaagatatatGAAAAGACCAGCAGGATAAATGAGACAACAGAAATGAGCCCACTATTGACAGTAACCATGAACTCCAATTCTTGAGTGTTTGTGCAGGCAAGCCTGAGGAGTCGGGGAAGGTCACAATAAAAACTATCCAATACATTAGGGCCACAAAAAGGCAAATCTACCACAAAAACTAATTGAACCAATGAATGGATGAAGCCAATGACCCAAGAAGTGACTAAAAAGTATAGACACATCTTTGGGCTCATGATGCTCAAGTAGTGCAGAGGCTTACATATGGCCACATATCTGTCAAACGCCATGGCTATAAGCAGCACCATCTCTGTGCCCCCAAGAGCATGACTAAAGAAGATCTGCATAATACATCCACAAAAAGAGATGGCTTTGTGCTTCTTAAAAATATCACAAATCATTTTAGGGGCTGCAATTGAGGAAAACAACATATCAATGACAGAGAGGTTAGCCAGGAGGAAATACATAGGGGAATGCAGATGAGCATCCAAGGTTACAGTGAACACAATGACAAGGTTTCCCATCATGCTTGCCAAGtagaataaaaaggagaaaatgaaaagaagaagttGGATCTCCCATGAATTTGTGAGTCCAAGGAACACAAACTCTGATACTACTGACTGGTTCATTCTGTCCATTGCCTCAGACACAAGGATCAGGTTTCATGTTTccctaaaagaagaaagaaaattttttttaaaaaatgcctaggCAAGTATTGGTGTTCACAAAAGGAAGCCTCCTGCCCATGGAAACAGTCATCATATTAAAAACTCCCAGAGCCAAATAATCTTCATCACATATACACATTAGACTTCTACTTATAGGAGCCAGCTGGTTCCCAATGCCAGTATGGATTTAAAATTGCTACAACTAAAAGAATTCCATCCCTGGACctgtttcccttctgttttcttcactatCACATGGCTATTTCGTATTTCCTCCTGCCCTGCATTCTATCAGTAACATACAAGGTCAATTTCAAAACCTTTTGAATAGATAGCATTTCCACCATTCATATGAGCAAACTAACAATCCCTCATACACAGCACATAGCTTTCAAAGTCTCTGTCCATTAATCCTATTGCTTTCTTAGACTTTAAACATCTTCCTTCTTTCAGCTTTCAAAATTTCTCATTCTCTACTGTCCCAGTTTTCAATGCCCAAGTTCAAATGCTCCCTCCCTTGTGAAATCTTCCAAATTTGCTTCAGTCTCTACTCTCTCTGCACTGTTAGCATTGATTTCACTCTGCCTCTCCTGAttatatgtttccatttctcaaaTTAATGGGTAATTTCTTGGATATAGGAATCATCTAAGTTTATATGAGTACCCCCCACTCCATCACAATCACCAGTGGTGGCTAACACAATGAGTTAATGAATACTAAACATTGgttgaatgaaggaagaaatcaaagggaTTGAAGAATGACTCCTGCAGTTAAGAGAGTTTATCATAATCTACAAAAGTTCCCATTGATTATACATTTTGTGGTACCAGTCAGGATTACAGGATCCCAAACCTCATCATGCAATTGTTTAAATACATAACATAATTATTTCACAAGAGAAGTCTGTCAACAAATGCAATAAGGGATCTCAACTATTAATTTCAAACGGGaaagatattttatcttttaattatattccaaaaaattatattccaaaaaaaatcacaatttccaACATAACACCTGAGGCAAATAATCTCTTCCACTagtagacagacagacaaagagagtCATTGAATACCCAAAGGTAAGAACTCTTCCACATaacagtcttttttcttttccaaaatacatttggaatggataaaagagcaacaggaaaagaaaactggtgAAAAGAGTCAGACAAATCTGTGTCTGCAATTGAGAAAGGGTCACGATTGAGTTAGAGGGataatggacacacacacacacacacacacacaatgaagagACAGTAGCCAAATTGCAGCATGGGTAGCTAGGATGCAATTACAGTTctttaaggataaaaaaaaaaaataccagaaataaaTCATCAGAGGCCCACTGTTCAGTGACTGTTTCTGATTTAGTACAACTGCATGACTCCATGTTATaccaatgaaataatttatatagaaagagATATATGAGGTGACCTGCTCATTATCCCAAAGACAGTTGGTGGGAGAGTTACAGAGGATCAAGAACCCATGGCTCCCACTGAATGTTCTTTGCCCGAAATTAAACTTTGTATTAATTCCACATGTATTCATTCTCTATTTCTGCAGTGACAAATAACTGGGAATTTAGTGGTGTACCAAAACACAAACGTGTGATCTCACGGTTCTAAAGATAAGAAGGCCAAAATGGGTCTTCTAAGCTAAAATCAATGTGTCAGCAGACCTGGATTCCTTCTAGAAGACCTAGGGGAGGATCCAGTATCTTCCTTTTTCCAAGCTCGTCTGCATTTTTTACTtcatgtccccttcctccctcttcaaaGTACGTCATCCCAAACTCTGCCAACTCTCATCACATTTCTTCTCTGACTGACCATCCTGCCTTTCACTTGTAAGGTGGGATTCATATGACTACAAtatccagataatccaggataatttgaCCATCTCAAAGTTCTTAATCACATTGACAAAGTCCCTTGTGCCATGTAAAGTAATATATTCACAGGCTCAGGGATTAAGACATGGATATTTAGGAGCCATTATTCTGTAATACCACAACATCTCACAAGTGAACATGTTTTAGGGAAAAAGAAGACCTTATCACTAAGCAATGAATCTGACAGAGGAACTTTCAGAGAGCCTGTCATGAAGATGGAAGAGATATTGAAGGAGGAAGGTCAGGTAGTCCATCGGGACCTTTTCCCGGAAACTACACCTTAGACACTACTGAGTCCTATTACATCCAGGACCAAGGCTAGCCAAGTAATATCCACTAATGGTAAGAGACCAATCCTGGGATTATCCCAAGATAGATAAGATGGATATCCCAATCAGTCAAAATATATGTTCTTTGGCAATTTAGTCCTGAGTGCTTctctgaatgatttttaaattacttttgttcattaattcagtaaatatttttgagtgcctAGAATGCCAAGTATCAATCTGGGCAATGAGGATAAAACATGCACAAGCATTCCTGCCTTTGTGAAGTCCATATTCATGACAGAAAATGCAATTCTGGTCTGTTACATACAAATTTCCTTCCCTAGAAAGGATAAGAACACTTGAAGAAATGCTGTAATTCATCAAATACTGAGGAGTCACAAACACTCCGCTGCTTTCTAGCTCAATTTCCACCTTCACAGAGTCCCCTCCCAgtattgactgatttttttatctgaatttttgCTTCTATAATTCCTATCACGGTAATCATTCAATGCCTTTTTGATAAATATGCATGGATTTTATCTCCCCAAATGTTGTACAAGACACTTGGGACAGAATTGAGTATCACACTTGTTTGTTCTCACTGAAAAGCAGCTAAGAAATGATGGTCAGATGTCTTGGCTAATcaacttattcattcaacaaatatttaggtTTCAGTTATCTGGACAATTTTAAGTAAAAGTTGTTAAGCTATTTTAGGACTTAAAATCACAACTCTATATCAT
This Mustela nigripes isolate SB6536 chromosome 13, MUSNIG.SB6536, whole genome shotgun sequence DNA region includes the following protein-coding sequences:
- the LOC131998659 gene encoding olfactory receptor 4F15-like isoform X2 translates to MDRMNQSVVSEFVFLGLTNSWEIQLLLFIFSFLFYLASMMGNLVIVFTVTLDAHLHSPMYFLLANLSVIDMLFSSIAAPKMICDIFKKHKAISFCGCIMQIFFSHALGGTEMVLLIAMAFDRYVAICKPLHYLSIMSPKMCLYFLVTSWVIGFIHSLVQLVFVVDLPFCGPNVLDSFYCDLPRLLRLACTNTQELEFMVTVNSGLISVVSFILLVFSYIFILFTVWKHSSGGSSKAVSTLSAHITVVVLFFGPLMFFYTSPSPTSHLDKYLAIFDAVITPFLNPVIYTFRNKEMKVAMRRLCEWNAHTN
- the LOC131998659 gene encoding olfactory receptor 4F15-like isoform X1, which codes for MDRMNQSVVSEFVFLGLTNSWEIQLLLFIFSFLFYLASMMGNLVIVFTVTLDAHLHSPMYFLLANLSVIDMLFSSIAAPKMICDIFKKHKAISFCGCIMQIFFSHALGGTEMVLLIAMAFDRYVAICKPLHYLSIMSPKMCLYFLVTSWVIGFIHSLVQLVFVVDLPFCGPNVLDSFYCDLPRLLRLACTNTQELEFMVTVNSGLISVVSFILLVFSYIFILFTVWKHSSGGSSKAVSTLSAHITVVVLFFGPLMFFYTSPSPTSHLDKYLAIFDAVITPFLNPVIYTFRNKEMKVAMRRLCGHLACYRKIS